Proteins encoded in a region of the uncultured Sunxiuqinia sp. genome:
- a CDS encoding transposase, whose protein sequence is MSEIGIDGFKKFKTAKQFCSWLRLAPNNKISGGKILSNKIPKGSNRLKIALRHSVNAIGNLKDIHLSDFFKRIAYRKGRQAAVSATVRKLATIIWTMIVKNVPYNSPSQYLFLDQKKDGYRQKN, encoded by the coding sequence ATGAGCGAAATTGGGATCGATGGCTTTAAAAAGTTTAAAACCGCAAAACAGTTTTGCTCCTGGTTACGATTGGCCCCAAACAATAAAATATCCGGTGGGAAAATCCTCAGCAACAAAATACCCAAAGGCAGCAACCGGCTGAAAATTGCCCTTAGGCACTCGGTAAATGCCATCGGCAATTTAAAAGACATCCATCTTTCCGACTTCTTTAAACGGATTGCATACCGTAAAGGAAGGCAAGCAGCTGTGAGCGCCACGGTCAGAAAGCTGGCCACAATAATCTGGACAATGATCGTAAAAAATGTGCCATATAATTCACCTTCTCAATACCTCTTTCTCGACCAAAAAAAAGATGGGTATCGCCAAAAGAATTAA
- a CDS encoding GFA family protein: MEYLGSCLCKRIKFKVIGDFESFYLCHCRYCRKDTGSAHAANLFSTTAKLEWIKTETEIKIFQPHKSNHVKAFCANCGSALPNLQMDGKLLVVPAGCLDTELEKRPNAHIFISNKASWDESLEKIYKFERFPE, encoded by the coding sequence ATGGAATACTTAGGTTCTTGTTTATGCAAAAGAATTAAATTTAAAGTTATAGGTGATTTTGAGAGTTTTTATTTATGTCATTGCAGGTATTGTAGGAAAGACACTGGGTCGGCTCATGCTGCAAATTTGTTTTCCACAACAGCAAAATTAGAATGGATAAAAACGGAAACAGAAATTAAGATATTTCAACCACATAAAAGTAATCATGTGAAAGCCTTTTGTGCAAATTGTGGTTCTGCTCTACCTAATTTGCAAATGGACGGCAAACTGTTAGTAGTTCCAGCAGGATGTTTAGATACTGAATTAGAAAAAAGACCTAATGCACATATTTTCATTTCAAATAAAGCAAGTTGGGATGAGTCGCTGGAAAAAATATATAAATTTGAACGTTTCCCGGAATAA
- a CDS encoding IS3 family transposase codes for MKATSTTKQTGIASMSEVCALFHLKRDAFYKYIKRWERYKSVESQVIQLVKEERKEQPRVGVRKLHETLQPSFEAKQIKLGRDSLFNILRANNMLVKRKRAYAKTTNSYHHFHKYNNLIKELEITKPNQVWVSDITYIRTVKGFCYLALITDLYSRKIIGHDISDSLELSGCLRALKKALWHTRPAAGLIHHSDRGVQYCSHMYVNELKRKGINISMTEENHCYENAVAERVNGILKDEFYLDQCFFSTSHAKRATKNAIKLYNNKRLHLSLGYKTPNAVFKNVA; via the coding sequence ATGAAAGCTACCTCAACAACAAAACAAACGGGTATAGCAAGCATGTCGGAGGTATGTGCCCTATTCCACCTAAAACGCGATGCATTCTATAAATACATTAAGCGTTGGGAACGCTACAAATCAGTTGAATCGCAAGTAATACAGCTTGTAAAAGAAGAACGGAAAGAGCAACCCAGAGTGGGCGTACGTAAGCTACACGAAACACTGCAACCCTCTTTTGAGGCCAAACAGATTAAACTTGGAAGGGACTCTCTGTTTAATATACTCAGAGCGAATAATATGCTGGTGAAACGGAAAAGGGCGTATGCTAAAACAACCAATTCATATCACCATTTCCATAAATACAACAATCTTATCAAGGAGTTGGAAATCACAAAACCAAACCAGGTATGGGTTTCTGATATTACATACATCAGAACCGTAAAAGGCTTTTGTTATTTAGCGCTGATTACAGACTTGTATTCACGGAAAATAATCGGACACGACATCAGCGATAGCCTGGAGCTGTCGGGATGCCTACGGGCCCTCAAAAAGGCCCTGTGGCATACAAGACCAGCGGCCGGACTTATACATCACTCCGACAGAGGGGTGCAGTATTGCAGCCATATGTATGTAAATGAGTTAAAAAGAAAAGGAATAAACATAAGTATGACAGAAGAAAATCATTGTTATGAAAACGCAGTTGCTGAAAGAGTTAACGGTATTTTAAAAGATGAGTTCTATCTCGACCAGTGCTTCTTTTCAACCAGCCATGCAAAACGTGCTACAAAAAATGCTATTAAACTATATAATAATAAAAGGCTTCATTTATCTTTAGGGTATAAAACACCAAACGCAGTGTTTAAAAATGTAGCTTAA
- a CDS encoding transposase, whose protein sequence is MYKNDGVTRRYSESFKLKILAELSTGKYSKRQLSRIYGIQSSTINEWVRKYDRKDLMNTRIMVQTKDEISRLKELQKEIEQLKKLLIKKDLDKLVQDSYLEVAAENLGYKSVEELKKT, encoded by the coding sequence ATGTATAAAAATGATGGAGTAACACGGCGTTACAGCGAGAGTTTTAAACTCAAAATTTTAGCCGAACTTAGCACGGGTAAATACTCAAAAAGACAATTATCCCGGATTTATGGGATACAGTCAAGTACAATCAATGAATGGGTACGAAAGTACGACCGCAAAGATTTAATGAATACGCGTATTATGGTACAAACAAAAGATGAGATCAGCCGCTTAAAAGAACTTCAAAAAGAAATTGAGCAGCTAAAAAAACTCTTGATTAAAAAGGATTTAGACAAGCTCGTACAAGATTCGTATTTGGAAGTGGCTGCCGAAAACTTAGGCTACAAAAGTGTTGAGGAACTAAAAAAAACTTAA
- a CDS encoding excinuclease ABC subunit UvrA — protein MKEIKITGARQNNLKNLTLELPKNKINVFTGVSGSGKSSLVFETIGAEAQRQINETQNSFARNRMLRFGVADVDKIEHLNVPVIINQQRLGGNARSTVGTATDIYASLRLLFSRIGTPFVGYSNIFSFNHPQGMCSHCNGLGVINSINTQVLFDKNKSLNEGAIQFPTFQPGGYRWLRYVDSGYFDNDKKLKDYTDEEWDLLLHSEEHKPKNPSKDWGKTVKYLGVLPRIERGFLNKNSKEEKRRKKDLQKIITTEVCPHCLGKRLNGKILSCKIKGKNIADCSSLPIDDLLLFIQSISSDTYQTVINELTKKLQNLVTIGLQYLTLDRVTTSLSGGESQRIKMVRHLGNSLEDLLYIFDEPSIGLHPKDLDNISQIIQQIKEKGNTVLIVEHDPDLIKLADHVVDLGPLSGVNGGEIIYEGNFQNLKNSKGKTGQYFSLQRGINQNPREIKDTIKVSSANLYNLKNVSVEIPTNLLTVVTGVAGSGKSTLISRVLPTQYPKTKIIDQSQIRGSSKSNLLTYLGLSDKIRRLFAKANNVSIKLFSSNSEGGCTNCKGLGVKKIDLAFMDDIEAPCEVCIGSGFQPKVLNYTYQDKNITEVLDLTTLEAKSFFNNKDFMEEFDLLIELGLDYLKLGQRLNTLSGGERQRLKLTKELDNEHSMIVLDEPSTGLHPSDTEKLMLILNRLVDQKNTIIVIEHNLDIISKADWIIDMGLGAGKYGGKVIFEGTVEKLLNHKKSATAEYLRKYL, from the coding sequence ATGAAAGAAATAAAAATAACCGGAGCAAGACAAAACAACCTAAAGAACCTAACTTTAGAATTACCAAAGAATAAAATAAATGTATTTACGGGAGTTTCTGGTTCGGGAAAATCATCTTTGGTTTTTGAAACTATTGGAGCAGAAGCTCAACGTCAAATCAATGAAACCCAGAATAGTTTTGCTAGAAACCGGATGTTGCGGTTTGGCGTGGCCGACGTAGATAAAATAGAGCATCTCAACGTTCCTGTTATCATCAACCAACAGCGTTTAGGCGGAAATGCGCGCTCAACTGTTGGAACTGCAACAGACATTTACGCTTCGTTACGATTACTTTTTTCTAGAATAGGTACACCTTTTGTTGGGTATTCAAATATATTTTCGTTCAATCATCCGCAAGGAATGTGCTCTCACTGTAATGGTTTAGGCGTTATCAACAGTATAAATACACAAGTATTATTTGACAAGAATAAATCGTTAAATGAAGGGGCCATCCAATTTCCTACTTTTCAACCTGGAGGCTATCGTTGGTTGCGTTATGTGGATTCAGGGTATTTCGATAATGACAAAAAACTGAAGGATTATACCGATGAAGAATGGGATTTATTGCTCCATTCGGAAGAACATAAACCTAAAAACCCCTCAAAAGATTGGGGTAAAACAGTAAAATATTTAGGAGTTTTACCGAGAATTGAAAGAGGTTTCCTGAATAAGAATTCGAAAGAAGAAAAACGGCGAAAAAAGGATTTACAGAAAATTATTACTACTGAAGTTTGTCCTCACTGTTTGGGTAAACGGTTGAATGGTAAAATTTTGTCTTGCAAAATTAAGGGTAAAAATATTGCCGATTGTAGTTCCCTACCGATTGATGATTTATTGTTGTTTATACAATCCATCTCATCCGATACTTACCAAACCGTAATCAACGAACTGACAAAAAAACTGCAAAACTTGGTTACCATTGGTCTTCAATACTTGACGTTAGACAGAGTAACCACTTCCCTTTCGGGTGGCGAATCGCAACGAATTAAAATGGTAAGGCATTTGGGGAATAGCTTAGAAGACTTGTTGTACATATTTGATGAACCAAGCATTGGGCTGCATCCAAAAGATTTAGACAATATCTCGCAAATTATTCAGCAGATAAAAGAAAAAGGCAATACCGTTCTAATTGTTGAGCACGACCCAGATTTGATAAAATTAGCTGACCATGTTGTAGATTTAGGACCACTTTCGGGTGTAAACGGTGGTGAAATTATTTATGAAGGTAATTTTCAAAATTTAAAAAATTCAAAAGGCAAAACAGGTCAATATTTTTCACTTCAAAGGGGAATCAATCAGAATCCAAGAGAAATAAAAGACACCATAAAAGTTTCTAGTGCCAATTTATACAACCTGAAAAATGTATCCGTAGAGATTCCCACAAACCTCTTAACTGTCGTAACAGGTGTTGCGGGGTCAGGGAAAAGTACGCTTATTAGCAGGGTACTACCAACGCAATATCCAAAAACTAAAATTATTGATCAATCACAGATTAGAGGCAGTTCAAAATCCAATTTATTGACCTATTTAGGCCTTTCTGATAAAATAAGACGCTTATTTGCTAAAGCCAATAATGTGAGCATCAAACTTTTTAGCAGTAATAGCGAAGGAGGTTGTACTAACTGTAAAGGTCTTGGAGTAAAAAAAATAGATTTAGCCTTTATGGATGATATAGAAGCTCCTTGTGAAGTTTGCATTGGTAGTGGTTTTCAGCCAAAAGTATTGAATTACACCTATCAAGATAAAAATATTACAGAAGTCTTAGACTTGACGACTTTAGAAGCAAAATCGTTTTTTAACAACAAAGACTTTATGGAGGAATTCGATTTATTAATCGAATTAGGCTTAGACTATCTTAAATTGGGGCAACGATTAAATACTTTATCAGGTGGTGAAAGACAACGTTTGAAATTAACAAAGGAGCTTGATAATGAACACAGTATGATCGTATTGGATGAGCCAAGTACAGGATTGCACCCGTCTGATACCGAAAAATTAATGTTGATACTCAACAGGCTTGTTGACCAAAAAAACACGATTATTGTCATTGAGCATAATCTAGATATTATTTCCAAAGCCGATTGGATTATTGATATGGGCTTAGGTGCAGGAAAATATGGCGGAAAAGTAATATTTGAAGGAACAGTAGAAAAATTATTAAATCACAAAAAATCTGCTACTGCTGAATATTTAAGAAAATACTTGTAA